The region ACCTCAAATAGTTCTTTTCGCTTCCGTTTCAAGGCGATGCGGGCTTTTTCTACTTGCGGTTTAACGCTTGATTCAGTTTGACAAGTCCGTAAGCCAACCTGGGACCCGGCCGCACCAATAGATCGTTGTCGATTACAAATACACGCCCATGCTTTGCCGCCGAGGTCTGCTTCCACGCAGGGTCTGTAAGGAAGTAATGCGCGTCCTGCTTTTGACCTGTGATTATTACATCAGGGTTGCGTGAGACGGCAAGCTCTTTTGAAAACGTTACAAAGCCGGGGCGTGCGTCATGCGCTATGTTTGTTGCATGCGCAAGCCCGATCATTTCATCAACGAAGGTTTTCGGTCCGGCGGCCCAAAGCGGATTTGCCTGGATCACGACCAGCACTCTTTCTGACTTTTGCTTTAATCGGCTCGATTTGACTGCAGCAATCTTGCGCTTCATCTTTAGCACAATTGACTCTGCTGTCTTTGGGCGGCCGGTAATCCTGCCTATTGTGCGGATATCCCGCATTACTTGATCTATTGTCTTGGGGTCGACAGCGAAGACTTTAAGCCCGAGCTTTTCAAGCCGGGTGATCACGCCGGCATTGATATACGAATGCGCAATTACCAGATCGGGCCTCAAAGCCAGTACAGACTCCGCGCTTATGTTCATGTCGCCGACTTTTGGTTTGCTGGCAGCTTCAGGGGGGTAGTCGCAGTATTTGGTCACCCCGACTACTCTACGATTGAGACCCAGCGCATAGAGAATCTCGGTATTGCTGGGGGCAATCGAGACTATGCGCATGGGCTTTGTCTTGAGCGTGATGACCTTACCTCTGGCGTCTTTCACCTTCATAGGGTAACCGGCATACGCCGCTGTCGAGAGCGCGAGCAGACAGGCAAATATTATAATAACTGAGCTTTTTTTCAACATCGGTGTCCTCTTATTTCGGCGTGGCGAGCTTAATCAGGTCGGACACTTCTTTCTTCGTCAGAAACCTGTATTGACCCTCACGCAAGCCTTTGAGATCGAGTGAGCCGAGCCTGGCACGCGCAAGCTTGATCACTTTAT is a window of Armatimonadota bacterium DNA encoding:
- a CDS encoding cobalamin-binding protein; this encodes MLKKSSVIIIFACLLALSTAAYAGYPMKVKDARGKVITLKTKPMRIVSIAPSNTEILYALGLNRRVVGVTKYCDYPPEAASKPKVGDMNISAESVLALRPDLVIAHSYINAGVITRLEKLGLKVFAVDPKTIDQVMRDIRTIGRITGRPKTAESIVLKMKRKIAAVKSSRLKQKSERVLVVIQANPLWAAGPKTFVDEMIGLAHATNIAHDARPGFVTFSKELAVSRNPDVIITGQKQDAHYFLTDPAWKQTSAAKHGRVFVIDNDLLVRPGPRLAYGLVKLNQALNRK